The following are encoded together in the Streptomyces sp. NBC_01465 genome:
- the rpmG gene encoding 50S ribosomal protein L33 — protein sequence MAATDVRPKITLACVECKERNYITKKNRRNNPDRLEMKKHCPRCNSHTAHRETR from the coding sequence GTGGCTGCCACCGACGTCCGCCCGAAGATCACGCTGGCCTGCGTGGAGTGCAAGGAGCGGAACTACATCACCAAGAAGAACCGGCGTAACAACCCGGACCGTCTTGAGATGAAGAAGCACTGCCCGCGCTGCAACTCGCACACAGCTCACCGCGAGACGCGCTGA
- a CDS encoding MaoC family dehydratase → MTAKISYADVEVGSELPAASFPVTRATLVQYAGASGDFNPIHWNEKFAVGVGLPDVIAHGMFTMAEAIRVVTDWAGDPAAVVEYGVRFTKPVVVPNDETGALIEVSAKVAAKLDDDARTVRVDLTAMSAGQKVLGMSRAVVRLA, encoded by the coding sequence ATGACGGCGAAGATCTCTTACGCGGACGTCGAGGTCGGCAGCGAGCTGCCGGCGGCGTCCTTCCCGGTGACGCGCGCCACGCTGGTGCAGTACGCGGGCGCCTCCGGCGACTTCAACCCGATCCACTGGAACGAGAAGTTCGCGGTCGGCGTCGGGCTGCCCGACGTGATCGCACACGGCATGTTCACCATGGCCGAGGCGATCCGTGTGGTCACCGACTGGGCGGGCGACCCGGCGGCGGTCGTGGAGTACGGCGTGCGCTTCACGAAGCCCGTCGTGGTCCCCAACGACGAGACGGGTGCGCTGATCGAGGTCAGCGCCAAGGTCGCGGCCAAGCTGGACGACGACGCCCGTACGGTGCGCGTCGACCTGACGGCGATGAGTGCAGGTCAGAAGGTGCTCGGCATGTCCCGCGCCGTCGTCCGCCTCGCCTGA
- a CDS encoding MaoC family dehydratase N-terminal domain-containing protein has protein sequence MALDQSFVGRTYPPTAPYEVGREKIREFAVAVGDANPAYTDPDAAKALGHSDVIAPPTFVFAITFKAAGAVIEDPQLGLDYSRVVHGDQKFAYKRPVRAGDRLTVTSTIEAIKSMAGNDILDIRGEVHDESGEHVVTAWTKLVSRAAEGV, from the coding sequence ATGGCGCTCGACCAGTCCTTCGTGGGGCGGACCTATCCGCCCACCGCTCCGTACGAGGTCGGCCGGGAGAAGATCCGCGAGTTCGCGGTGGCTGTGGGTGACGCCAATCCCGCGTACACGGATCCGGATGCCGCCAAGGCGCTCGGTCATTCCGATGTGATCGCTCCGCCGACTTTTGTGTTTGCGATCACTTTCAAGGCCGCAGGTGCGGTGATCGAAGATCCGCAACTGGGTCTGGATTACAGCCGGGTGGTGCACGGCGATCAGAAGTTCGCTTACAAGCGTCCGGTGCGGGCGGGGGACCGGCTGACGGTCACCTCGACCATCGAGGCGATCAAGTCGATGGCGGGCAACGACATCCTGGACATCCGCGGCGAGGTCCACGACGAGTCCGGCGAGCACGTCGTGACCGCCTGGACCAAGCTCGTGTCCCGCGCGGCAGAGGGAGTGTGA